From the Flavobacterium gyeonganense genome, the window GCACTAAAAGAAAATGTGTCGTTGTTTTTATCTGCAAAAACAGGTGTTCCGTCAATAACATATAAAGGTTCGTTACCATTGATAGAAGTAATACCTCTAATTTGAACGGAGATTCCTCCTCCAGGTGTTCCTGAATTCTGTGTAACATTTACACCTGCCGCTTTACCTACAAGGGCCTGATCGATAGAAGTAAAGGGCTTGTCCTGGATGTCAGAAGCTTTGATAGAAGAAACAGCACCGTTTATATCTTTTTCTTTTTGAAGTTCCATATCCGATAACTACTACCTCATTTAGTTTTTCCAGTTCATCTACCATGACTACCTGCATCTCTGATTTTGTATCTGCGGGTATAGATATATTTTTATAACCTATATAACTAAAAACCAGTATCGCTTTTGGCTCTACATTGTTTAAAGTAAAACTGCCGTCAAAATCGGTGGCTGTTCCGTTTTTTGTACCTTGTACTACTACACTAACTCCGGGCAGACTAACTCCCCCTGATGTTACTTTACCTTTAACAGTTTGGGCAAAGAAAAATTTCCCCACATAAATACTATTATATACAATAGTCTTTTTAATGTTTTTTTCTGCATAAAATTTGGTTGTTTTGAGTTTGGATTAAATAATTAGTTTATTTTTTATTAGTGAATATTTACGTTTTTGATTTTTTTTGCATTAACATTACTTTAAGTGTGAAAATGAAAATCATTTCTTAAATATTTCTTAACGAAAGTAAAATCTAAGGCAGTGAAAGTGTAAAACGGATGAAGCAAATCGTGCATCAAATGATGCAAAATAAAGGGATGATATACTGTAATTGCTTAAAAATGACCGAATCATCAAAAAAAGTATTCCTGAAGTATTGCTAAAAAAAATATGGTAAAAAAATCCTTTAATAAAAAAACAGAAGTATTTTATTAAAAGTATAAATATGAGCTGAGTAAAGTCAAAGTGTCTTAATAAATATTCTTATAAAAAAAGCTCCGATTGAATATCGAAGCTTTTTAAACAGAGATGAAGATTATTTTTATTCATTTGTACCTTTTTCCTGAGTAGGCAGGTAGCCATATTTAATTTTATAGCATTTGGCAAAATAGGAGGGAGAAGGAAATCCTACTTTATAACTGATTTCATTAATATTGACTTCTTTATTTCCTTGTTCGAGTAACTGTTTTGCTTTTTCTAACCTGACATTTCTAATAAACTCATTTACTGAAACACCTGTTAGTGTTTTAATTTTTCGGTACAATTGACTACGGCTCAAGAACACCTTTGAAGAGAGTAATTCTACACTTAGTTCAGATTCGCTAATGTTTTCATTAATGAAATGAAGAATTTTCTGAATGAAATCGTTATCCAATGATGTGGTTTTTTCTTTCCCTTGTTTTGTAATTCCGGTATAAAATTTCTTAAACATTATTTGGCGGCTTGTGATGAGCTGCGCCAGACTGGATTTTAAAATATCCAATTCAAATGGTTTGCTCAGATACATATCAGCACCAGAATCTATACCTTCCAGTCTGTCATTGACCATTGCTTTAGCAGAGAGCATTAATAAGGGAATGTGACTCGTTTTTAAATCTCCTTTTATATTTTTACACATTTCCAAACCGTCCATTACTGGCATGATGACATCTGTAATTATTATATCCGGTAATTTTTGAACGGCAAGGTCGTAGCCTTTTTTACCATTTTCGGCTGTAATAACCTTATACAATTTGCTTAATTCATGTTTCAGATAATTTCTTAATTCAAGATTATCCTCTACAATCAAAACTGTATATGCTTTTGTTGCTTCTACTGTATTCTCTTTAATAAACTGATTATCAATTTCGTCTTCTTCAGTTTGATTTTTAGATTCGAACAAGAATTTATTTTTAATTTTTTCTATTTCAAAAACTTCATTAATTATTTCATTTTCTTTATAAAAAGATTTCCCTAAAGGAAATGTAACCGTAAATTTTGTGCCTTCTCCAAGCTTGCTTTCAACATCAATTTTGCCTTTATGCAGTTCAACAAATTCTTTTACAACTTCAAGTCCAATGCCTGTGCTGCCGTAATAATCTTTATTTAGATTATTAACCTGATAAAATCTGTCAAAAATTCTTTTCAAATCTTCGCTTCGAATTCCGGAACC encodes:
- a CDS encoding carboxypeptidase-like regulatory domain-containing protein, which gives rise to MGKFFFAQTVKGKVTSGGVSLPGVSVVVQGTKNGTATDFDGSFTLNNVEPKAILVFSYIGYKNISIPADTKSEMQVVMVDELEKLNEVVVIGYGTSKRKRYKRCCFFYQSF